The Abyssisolibacter fermentans genome segment CCTATAAATTGATTATTTATTATTATTGGTTCTGAAAAAGTTACAGTAGTAACGTTTTTCCCACCTCTCTCATATGTTTCTGGTTCAGCTATAAATCTTTTTTTAGTTTTTTTAGGCATAGTATAATAATCACTTGTATTAAATTCTTTACATAAATCTAACACTAGATTATTACCGTTTTTAGACCAGCATGGAAGGTATCTGCCATTTTTATCACTACCTTTTGTATTAGCAAACTCAGCATCTTTACCATCAAAAGCATTTGGTTCAAATACTGCCCAATAACATATGTAATTTTCATTTATTTCAAGTTCTTCTTTAAGTATATTATTTACAGAATCTCTATCTGTAACATTATTCATTTTTAGAGTCTTTATAGTATAAGCCATAGCTTCTACATCATTTACAGCTTCATTAAATATATCTTGCATTTCAGTTGCAGCTTCATTAGTAGTCTGTGCAACTAAATCTATGGTTTTCTCTTTGATATCCATATACATGTTATACATCAAAATACTTATGATTGCTCCAAAAATTATTATAATAATTCCTAGATTTACAGCTATTAATCTTGTCTTAAGTTTCATTAATTCTCCTCCTACATACATGATTTTTTAATACCTTAATACTATTTCGATACGTATATTGTCGAATAATATTAGAATAGCGACTTTTTTTGTCGTATTATTATTTTCATACAATTATATCATATAAAATAGCAACAATAAATAGTGATTACTCTTAATTGTTGCTTATATATAACTAGATATTAACCTATCCTATAAGTAAGAAGGAGGTATTTAATTTGAAAACAAAAATTATAGACATCAAAAAAGTAGGTAGTAACATAAAGAAATATCGACTGAAAAAAAACTTAACACAGGAGCAACTAGCATATAAAACTGAACTTTCACAACAATATATTGGTAATATTGAACGTGGTGTTACAACTTCTTCAATGGAAACCATCTTGAAAATATGTTATGCCTTAGATATAACACCTAATCATCTGTTTATTTCATCTTCAAAAATTAGTACTAAAGCACTACAAGAACAATTAGTAAATATGTTAGAAGATAGCACTGCCGATGAAATAAAGCATATAATGAACTATATTACATTTATTAAAGACAGCAACCTTTTTAAAGATAATGAAACAAAGTGATACAGATTTAACATGAATATATTTGAACTAGCCAATGTTCTTACTGTTTTCATAACAACTTTAAGCATAATTTATGTAATATAGAAAAAATACTATTCTTTAATATTCCTATAGATTAGAAATTATTTTCCTCTATTATTGGCTAAACAAAGCAAGTGTATAAACCTCCAGGACTAATATTGGAGACTTATACACTATGGTTTTGTATGACTATTTAATTTTCCTTTGGCTCAAAATCTGTTTACCAGTACTATCTATACGAAAATCTCCTTTATGTATCAATTCTGACACTGGAACTATTTCATACCCCTGTGCTTGAAGCTTCTGTATAACTAATGGTAAAAACTCAGATACATATTTTGAAATAACACTATGGATCCATTTTTTACATTTCTCGTTACCTTGTCAACTACAGGCTGTACTCCATATGATTTCCAATCAAGGCTGTCACCATTAGTTATAAAAGTAAACTAGTCTTAACTTTTGCATTAGTAGTGTTTAATCGTACGCGCAATAAAACCTTCAAACAATTGTACCTACACGAAAACTTTATTCAGCATAATTTTTTCAATTTTTATCCAATATTGTGCTCCAATAATATTCGTTTATTTGTATTTCCCTTTACTAATATCTTTCGTTAATAATCCTCTTCTCTGTTAAAACAGTCCAAAAATACTATAGTTATGTTCTTGAAGCTATTTGTAAAATACTTCTTTATCAATAAAAAAGCCTATATTTTCGTTCAATAATTCACTTAATATCAAAACAGATAATTTTACCTTCAGAATGATTATCATATACCTATTTTAAAAATTACATACTTATTACCTACATTCCAAGTTTCTCATTTTAGACATTAAATATTTATACCTAATAATGATAATGATTGTAGATATTTTATACAACGGCACATTATTAGCCTAAATTAGAATTTTCTTCTACCTTTTTCTAGTAACACCCTTCTTCTAAGAAAGTGAATGTTATCAACACTCTATTTAGATGAAGTTGCACAGGGAAACTCATAACCTCTCTCACACATCAGACATCTCGTTCATACAGCAATTTAAATTTTGGTCGTGTTATGTATGAAGCATATGTAACTCTATTATCAAAATCTATATTTTTTTAAATCTGTATCTTTGTGTTGGCGAAGTTATGTAATCCATAACTTTATCTCTATGAACCCAGATTACTTCACTTGTTTCCTCTGAGCTTTGAATCTCTCCTGATTCATATTCATAAATAAAATCCATCATTACCTTTGTAGGCACTTGTGTCACCTTCTGAAAACTGTTTCATCTTTATGTATCCTGTGCGGATATCCATTTATTAATCATAAAACCCTAAAATCTTTCATACTTTCTCCAAGAATATAGTGTGAAAACCACATCAAATTCTGCTTCATTATAGCCCTATTAATTCCTGGTTTGTTAGAGCTATACCCCATTCCTTTAAATATAACTAATTCTGTATCAACTTCCATATCCTTTAGCCCTTGATATAGCTCATATGCATTTATAATTGGAACTCCTGCATCCTT includes the following:
- a CDS encoding helix-turn-helix domain-containing protein translates to MKTKIIDIKKVGSNIKKYRLKKNLTQEQLAYKTELSQQYIGNIERGVTTSSMETILKICYALDITPNHLFISSSKISTKALQEQLVNMLEDSTADEIKHIMNYITFIKDSNLFKDNETK